A genomic segment from Saprospiraceae bacterium encodes:
- a CDS encoding SUMF1/EgtB/PvdO family nonheme iron enzyme, with protein MRKLNLSIYALLLLLVASCGKKQQDGQLVGAMDRPKWGGINPYGMVYVPSGTLTIGQSDQDFFHTLVQPQKSISISGFYMDDTEITNNEYRQFVYYVRDELAHKALGHFIESEDGQTEEVDWEQEIDWEDETLNDMYFQGADAYKGVKELDSRKFVYEWEWKDWQKAAHTRDIKRSAIINKVKTNIYPDTLCWVRDFAYSYNEPMTRNYFSHPAFDDYPVVGVNWPQARAFCYWRTSIWNKFKGEDEPNSEEFRLPTEHEWEWAARGGQEQAPFPWGAYYPRNAKGCLLANFKPGRGNYPEDGGYYTVKADAYFPNQYGLYNMSGNVAEWTESAYSDNAHIIMHDQNPDVKYDAKAEDPESFKRKVIRGGSWKDVAYYLHTSTRNWEFQDTTKSYIGFRCVLAFLGRSEGDFH; from the coding sequence ATGAGAAAATTGAATCTCTCTATCTATGCCCTGTTGCTATTATTAGTAGCATCTTGCGGCAAGAAACAACAAGATGGGCAGCTGGTTGGAGCCATGGATCGTCCGAAATGGGGTGGAATTAATCCCTACGGTATGGTATATGTCCCAAGCGGTACATTAACCATTGGTCAAAGTGATCAGGACTTCTTTCATACCCTGGTCCAGCCCCAAAAATCTATTTCCATTTCAGGTTTTTACATGGATGACACGGAAATCACGAATAATGAGTACCGTCAATTTGTGTATTACGTCCGGGATGAACTGGCTCATAAGGCTTTAGGTCATTTCATTGAAAGCGAAGACGGTCAAACAGAAGAAGTTGACTGGGAACAGGAAATTGATTGGGAAGACGAAACCTTAAACGATATGTATTTCCAGGGGGCTGATGCTTATAAAGGCGTTAAAGAACTGGACAGTCGTAAATTCGTTTATGAGTGGGAGTGGAAAGACTGGCAAAAAGCAGCCCATACCCGCGACATTAAAAGGTCCGCAATTATTAATAAGGTGAAAACAAATATCTATCCGGACACTTTGTGTTGGGTTAGAGACTTTGCGTATTCTTATAACGAGCCGATGACTCGTAATTATTTCAGCCATCCTGCATTTGATGATTATCCTGTAGTAGGTGTAAACTGGCCACAGGCCCGCGCATTTTGTTACTGGAGAACCAGCATATGGAATAAATTTAAAGGCGAAGACGAACCAAATTCTGAGGAATTCCGCTTGCCTACTGAGCATGAGTGGGAATGGGCAGCGAGAGGTGGTCAGGAACAGGCTCCATTTCCTTGGGGTGCCTATTATCCTAGAAATGCAAAAGGTTGTTTGCTAGCTAATTTCAAACCGGGTCGCGGAAATTATCCGGAAGACGGTGGATATTATACAGTAAAAGCAGATGCTTACTTTCCAAATCAATATGGCTTATACAATATGTCAGGAAACGTTGCTGAATGGACTGAATCAGCCTATTCAGATAACGCACATATCATCATGCATGATCAAAATCCTGATGTAAAATATGATGCAAAAGCAGAAGATCCTGAATCCTTTAAGCGGAAGGTGATCCGTGGTGGAAGTTGGAAGGATGTAGCATATTACCTGCATACAAGTACCCGCAATTGGGAATTTCAAGACACAACCAAATCCTACATAGGTTTCCGTTGTGTATTGGCATTTTTAGGTAGATCAGAAGGCGATTTTCATTAA
- the gldN gene encoding gliding motility protein GldN gives MNQFKISFLVFLLCAAFNISLMAQTEEEKTEASEEEEDSGYLDDIVARNLVKDQRILDYQPIREADIVWDKRIWRVIDVREKMNLPFVYPVRPFFQILIQAAENGDIKIFREDNFKKFLTGEELDKLLHRVDTVVVMDPETYVETVQIRKSDIDFNDIKTYRVKEMWYFNKQTSRLECRVLGIAPIKDEYDDAGNLKYTLPMFWIYYPEARMFLSREKVFNDQNDAAPGTWADVFDSRFFSSFIIKESNVMDNRLSDIFKGENDGVKLLLESEKIKNEILNKEHDLWTY, from the coding sequence ATGAATCAGTTTAAGATTTCATTCTTGGTATTCTTGCTTTGTGCAGCATTCAACATCAGTTTGATGGCACAAACGGAAGAAGAAAAAACGGAAGCCAGCGAAGAAGAAGAGGATTCCGGTTATTTGGATGATATTGTCGCTCGCAATCTGGTTAAGGATCAGCGGATTTTGGATTACCAACCAATTCGGGAAGCCGATATTGTTTGGGATAAAAGAATCTGGAGGGTTATTGATGTTAGAGAGAAAATGAACTTGCCATTTGTTTATCCGGTAAGACCTTTTTTTCAGATCCTTATTCAAGCTGCTGAAAACGGTGACATAAAAATTTTCCGCGAAGACAACTTTAAAAAGTTTCTTACCGGAGAAGAACTGGATAAATTATTACATCGGGTTGATACCGTTGTTGTAATGGATCCGGAGACCTATGTTGAAACCGTTCAAATCCGTAAATCAGATATCGATTTTAACGATATCAAAACCTATCGGGTAAAAGAAATGTGGTATTTCAATAAGCAAACATCGCGTTTAGAGTGCAGAGTCCTTGGAATTGCACCAATTAAAGATGAATACGATGATGCCGGAAATTTGAAATATACTTTACCCATGTTTTGGATCTATTATCCTGAAGCAAGAATGTTTTTGTCTAGAGAGAAAGTATTCAATGATCAAAATGACGCAGCTCCAGGAACCTGGGCCGATGTATTTGATTCACGCTTCTTCTCAAGCTTTATCATAAAAGAATCCAATGTAATGGACAATCGTTTATCAGATATTTTTAAAGGCGAAAATGATGGTGTAAAACTGTTGTTGGAATCTGAAAAAATCAAAAACGAAATCTTAAACAAAGAACATGATCTTTGGACTTATTAA
- a CDS encoding PorP/SprF family type IX secretion system membrane protein, with protein sequence MSQILKISFFIFIAVRLIGQQTSLITQASRDPYFVNAAYAGLEGTLIASAHYRNQWFKLDGHPQTILVASHFPIYKIKSGFGFSLGQDQIGLQSEVFIKPSFNHVWNFNSWLVSGGVQIDLKSLAFNSINARTPDGEYSNGQVDHQDQQLSNTDLNGGFFDLGLAVFIQRAHYKFGISADRLLESGSLKNTLLYNNNREFRVLGITDWEWEQFTFRGGFLLYTDLNRFQSDIFSNFEYNGNIFGGLHVRGYDGSSMESLGITAGFALTRKLHLAYTHEFYLGKIDKGLVTGSQEMGLYYNLGRAVGLGKAPRIIHSPRYSD encoded by the coding sequence TTGAGTCAAATCTTAAAAATTAGTTTCTTTATATTCATAGCGGTACGTTTGATCGGACAACAAACTTCATTGATTACTCAAGCGTCCAGAGATCCTTATTTTGTAAATGCAGCCTATGCTGGATTGGAAGGCACGCTCATCGCATCTGCGCATTACCGCAATCAATGGTTTAAGCTGGATGGGCATCCACAAACCATTTTGGTGGCCAGCCATTTTCCGATTTATAAAATAAAAAGTGGTTTTGGCTTCAGTTTAGGACAAGACCAAATCGGATTACAAAGTGAGGTGTTTATTAAACCCAGTTTCAATCATGTATGGAATTTTAATTCCTGGTTGGTATCGGGGGGTGTCCAAATTGACTTAAAATCCTTGGCTTTTAATTCCATCAATGCGCGGACACCGGATGGCGAGTATTCCAATGGTCAGGTAGATCATCAGGATCAGCAATTATCAAATACTGACCTGAATGGTGGATTTTTTGATTTGGGCTTAGCAGTTTTTATTCAGAGGGCTCATTATAAATTTGGAATCAGTGCCGACCGTTTATTAGAGTCAGGATCCTTAAAAAACACCCTCTTATATAATAATAACCGTGAATTTCGGGTTTTGGGTATAACTGACTGGGAATGGGAGCAATTTACCTTTCGGGGAGGTTTCTTGCTTTATACAGATTTAAATCGGTTTCAGTCGGATATTTTTAGCAACTTTGAATATAATGGCAATATTTTTGGTGGGTTACATGTAAGAGGTTACGATGGGAGTTCGATGGAATCCCTGGGAATCACTGCAGGTTTTGCTTTAACGAGAAAGCTGCATTTGGCATATACCCATGAATTTTATTTAGGGAAGATTGATAAAGGGCTGGTAACAGGCAGCCAGGAGATGGGTTTATATTATAATTTGGGGAGAGCTGTGGGTCTTGGAAAAGCTCCAAGAATTATTCACAGTCCCAGGTATTCTGACTAA
- a CDS encoding MBL fold metallo-hydrolase: MRITFLGTGTSQGIPVIACTCQVCNSDDPRNQRLRTSVWLETNQQSILIDIGPDFRQQALRHGITRIDAILLTHEHADHTAGMDDIRPINFAMDRKIPLYAEGHAIQDLQQRFYYIFGPNEYPGLPQLELVEITPNLPFTIGEDLIFPFRVKHGRMNIVGFKLNQLVYITDASHLDPAEIELIKNCECLVVNALRHKAHHSHFNLEQALEFIQQVQPKQAYLTHLSHQMGSHSEIEKTLPGSIRLAYDGLQIHLPS; this comes from the coding sequence ATGCGCATCACCTTTCTCGGTACAGGTACTTCACAAGGCATTCCGGTTATAGCTTGCACCTGTCAGGTTTGTAATTCAGATGACCCGCGTAATCAAAGATTGCGGACTTCTGTATGGCTTGAAACCAATCAACAGTCTATCTTAATTGATATCGGTCCGGATTTTCGTCAGCAAGCCTTGCGTCATGGGATTACCAGGATTGATGCTATTTTATTGACTCATGAACATGCAGATCATACAGCCGGGATGGATGATATCCGTCCAATTAATTTTGCAATGGACCGGAAAATTCCACTATATGCGGAAGGGCATGCAATCCAAGATTTGCAACAAAGATTTTATTACATTTTTGGTCCTAATGAATATCCTGGTTTACCTCAGCTCGAGTTGGTTGAAATAACTCCCAATCTACCATTTACTATTGGAGAAGACCTCATTTTTCCATTCCGGGTGAAACATGGGCGGATGAATATTGTAGGATTCAAATTGAACCAGTTGGTTTACATCACAGATGCCAGTCATTTGGATCCAGCAGAAATTGAACTAATTAAAAATTGTGAATGTCTTGTTGTGAATGCATTGCGGCACAAAGCCCATCACAGTCACTTTAATTTAGAGCAAGCCTTGGAATTTATTCAACAGGTACAACCCAAACAAGCGTATTTAACTCACCTGAGCCACCAAATGGGAAGCCATTCAGAAATCGAAAAAACATTACCCGGTTCAATTCGTTTAGCCTATGATGGATTACAAATCCATCTCCCGTCATGA
- a CDS encoding thioredoxin domain-containing protein: protein MNPFQFETSPYLKQHKDHPVDWHAWSAETLAKALHEQKPILVSIGYSTCHWCHVMAHESFEDPLIATLMNDYFVNIKIDREERPDLDNYFMNAIQAMGISGGWPLNCFLTPDAKPFYGGTYFPPSPNFGRPSWKQILISVHEAFIQKNNEITQQANELSKHLIRLSTAGQKVSTDNQGIDYPKLISQLTGYFDLNQGGFGNQPKFPHASLIRLLFQLGILKKENRLIQHGVLSLKAMSAGGIYDQLEGGFCRYSVDGQWDVPHFEKMLYDHAQLIQALAEACRITNDGFLKQRTRQSIQFFEQYMQDASGLFYAAMDADSEGHEGTYYVWTKSQLQDILEDKYASFVASYGLSNLDHHHTDLKVLRIRPGISDSEELMKIIEDQAACLNTLKAARSLRIKPDIDTKLIISWNAMLASAYCAWYLAEANELDLTTAQKIVDQILDKGFKEDQILCRYLFNNQRVGNGFLEDYAWFIKALLDVYSLTGRSDLVRKAEQLMDFVLVHFKEESSCLLKSTAYFHEDALHSITDWGESNYPNPNAVLIYCGNYLNEATSTLKYQSFIEGMLEHMESISLQHPIAMGGWLEALVSYKESVPVIKTHSIQKVIPMLQSWFIPGLLLIPNSSESGFQLCDQGVCFSTVDLPEKLVPLLSKYS, encoded by the coding sequence ATGAACCCATTCCAGTTTGAAACCAGTCCGTATCTAAAACAACACAAAGACCATCCCGTAGATTGGCATGCATGGTCTGCCGAGACTTTAGCCAAAGCGCTGCATGAACAAAAACCAATCCTGGTGAGTATTGGATACAGCACCTGTCATTGGTGTCATGTGATGGCACATGAGTCGTTTGAAGATCCACTCATTGCAACACTGATGAACGATTATTTTGTAAATATTAAAATTGATCGTGAAGAACGGCCGGATCTAGATAACTATTTTATGAATGCCATTCAGGCAATGGGAATTTCAGGAGGTTGGCCATTGAATTGTTTTCTGACTCCTGATGCAAAGCCATTTTATGGCGGAACGTATTTTCCACCATCACCTAATTTTGGAAGGCCTTCCTGGAAACAAATTTTAATATCCGTTCATGAGGCATTTATTCAAAAAAACAATGAAATTACCCAACAAGCAAACGAGCTTTCAAAACATTTGATTCGGCTGAGCACAGCAGGTCAGAAAGTGAGTACAGATAATCAAGGAATTGACTATCCAAAATTAATAAGCCAACTAACAGGCTATTTTGATTTGAATCAAGGAGGTTTTGGAAATCAACCTAAATTTCCACATGCCAGTTTGATACGCTTATTGTTTCAATTGGGGATTCTTAAAAAAGAGAACCGATTAATTCAACATGGTGTATTGAGTTTGAAAGCCATGAGTGCGGGTGGGATCTATGATCAATTGGAAGGCGGATTTTGCAGATATTCTGTCGATGGACAATGGGATGTTCCTCATTTTGAAAAAATGTTGTACGATCATGCGCAACTGATTCAGGCGCTGGCTGAAGCTTGTAGAATTACCAACGATGGATTTCTCAAACAAAGAACCCGGCAGTCCATTCAATTTTTTGAACAATATATGCAGGATGCATCGGGCCTGTTTTATGCTGCGATGGATGCGGATTCTGAAGGACATGAAGGTACTTATTATGTTTGGACAAAATCCCAACTTCAAGACATCCTAGAGGATAAGTATGCATCTTTTGTGGCGTCCTATGGTCTGTCAAATCTGGATCACCACCATACTGATTTAAAAGTACTGCGCATACGCCCTGGAATTTCTGATTCGGAAGAGTTAATGAAAATTATAGAAGACCAGGCTGCATGTTTAAATACGTTGAAAGCTGCAAGAAGTCTTCGAATCAAACCGGATATTGACACTAAACTAATTATCAGCTGGAATGCTATGTTGGCATCAGCTTATTGTGCATGGTACCTTGCAGAGGCAAACGAATTGGATTTGACTACAGCGCAAAAAATCGTTGATCAGATCCTGGACAAAGGATTTAAGGAAGATCAGATACTCTGCCGATATTTATTCAATAATCAGAGAGTCGGCAATGGATTTTTGGAAGATTATGCCTGGTTTATAAAAGCGCTATTGGATGTTTACAGTTTGACCGGACGTTCAGATTTAGTGAGGAAGGCAGAACAGTTGATGGATTTTGTGCTCGTTCATTTTAAAGAAGAATCAAGTTGTTTATTAAAATCAACGGCATACTTTCATGAAGATGCCTTGCATTCGATCACAGACTGGGGTGAAAGCAATTATCCAAATCCCAATGCAGTATTAATTTATTGTGGCAATTATTTGAATGAAGCAACATCGACCTTAAAATATCAATCTTTTATTGAAGGGATGCTTGAGCATATGGAATCCATTTCATTACAACATCCGATCGCAATGGGGGGATGGCTTGAGGCCTTGGTTTCTTATAAAGAATCGGTCCCGGTAATAAAAACCCATTCAATCCAAAAAGTGATACCAATGTTACAATCCTGGTTCATTCCCGGACTGCTGTTAATTCCAAATTCCAGCGAATCGGGGTTTCAGCTGTGCGATCAGGGAGTATGTTTTTCTACAGTTGACTTGCCGGAAAAACTTGTACCTTTATTAAGTAAATACAGTTAA
- the gldL gene encoding gliding motility protein GldL: MAIYKQNWFKYLKNLVIGVGASIVMLGALFKIMSWEGGDIMITAGLVTEAILFFILGVIPPDKDYYWDKLYPGLGDAEAKINPLTEGPMKGGSRPANGEVVENQLAGMLGELQVMSKSLGSLKALQEVDFSKTSDQVKAMGNFYARLNDAMSEMSASLDDTKKYKEQVAALNKNLTNLNSVYGNILSAYKNMGGGAAH, from the coding sequence ATGGCTATTTACAAACAGAATTGGTTCAAATACCTTAAAAACTTAGTGATTGGTGTGGGTGCATCCATCGTTATGTTGGGAGCGCTTTTCAAAATCATGTCCTGGGAAGGTGGTGATATCATGATCACTGCTGGTTTGGTTACTGAAGCAATCTTGTTCTTTATTTTGGGCGTTATTCCACCAGATAAAGATTACTATTGGGATAAATTATATCCAGGATTAGGTGACGCTGAAGCAAAAATTAATCCATTGACAGAAGGCCCAATGAAAGGGGGCAGTCGTCCAGCAAACGGTGAAGTGGTTGAAAATCAATTAGCCGGTATGTTAGGTGAATTGCAAGTTATGTCTAAAAGTCTTGGTTCATTAAAAGCTTTGCAGGAAGTTGACTTTAGCAAAACCAGCGATCAGGTGAAAGCTATGGGTAATTTCTATGCAAGATTAAATGATGCAATGTCAGAAATGAGTGCATCATTAGATGATACCAAAAAATATAAAGAGCAGGTTGCCGCATTGAACAAGAATTTGACAAATCTGAATTCAGTTTACGGAAATATTCTTTCTGCATACAAAAACATGGGTGGCGGAGCTGCTCACTAA